A single region of the Eulemur rufifrons isolate Redbay chromosome 8, OSU_ERuf_1, whole genome shotgun sequence genome encodes:
- the LOC138390258 gene encoding translation machinery-associated protein 7-like, translated as MKGFSNDRVPHGECWAKEVKGLGKGRSGCEGGKKKPLKQPKKQAKEMDKEDKVFKQKQKEEQKKLEELKAKATGKGPLATGGIKKSGKK; from the exons ATGAAAGGATTCAGCAATGATCGAGTTCCTCACGGAGAGTGCTGGGCCAAGGAGGTCAAG GGTCTGGGGAAGGGGCGGTCCGGCTGCGAAGGTGGCAAGAAAAAGCCCCTGAAACAGCCCAAGAAGCAGGCCAAGGAAATGGACAAGGAAGATAAGGTgttcaaacagaaacaaaaagaggagCAGAAGAAACTAGAGGAGCTAAAAGCGAAGGCCACGGGGAAGGGCCCCCTAGCTACAGGTGGGATTAAGAAATCTGGCAAAAAGTAA